One Chionomys nivalis chromosome 4, mChiNiv1.1, whole genome shotgun sequence genomic region harbors:
- the LOC130873233 gene encoding olfactory receptor 7G2-like: MGSKNQADVSHFFLLGLTDDPKLKPVIFCLFLFMYVVAILGNLLIILAVSSYSHLQTPMYFFIYNLSFNDICLTTTIIPHMLLNIQTQIQSITYAGCLTQVCLILFFAGFESCILAAMAYDRYVAICYPLSYTIIMNSHSCGLIILFSILISILNMGLLGLMVLRLSFCTNLEISLFFCELSQVMKLACSDTLVHNILIYLATFIFGGIPISGIIFSYVQIVLSVCRIPSVRGRYKAFSTCGSHLSVTSLSYGSGLWVYINSAVNNILPKKASVAYVMYTVVPQMLNPFIFSLRNKDMKGIMKKSSL; the protein is encoded by the coding sequence ATGGGAAGTAAAAACCAAGCAGATGTTTCTCACTTCTTTCTTCTGGGACTAACAGATGATCCAAAACTGAAGCCAGTCATATTTTGCCTCTTTCTCTTCATGTACGTGGTCGCCATCCTGGGGAATCTGCTTATTATCCTGGCTGTGAGCTCTTACTCCCATTTGCAAACACCTATGTACTTCTTTATCTACAATTTGTCCTTTAATGACATATGCTTAACGACAACCATTATCCCACACATGTTATTAAATATCCAAACACAGATTCAGAGTATCACTTATGCAGGCTGCCTCACTCAGGTCTGCCTTATCTTGTTTTTTGCTGGATTTGAAAGTTGCATTCTTGCAGCAATGGCCTATGACCGATATGTGGCCATTTGCTATCCACTGAGTTACACAATCATCATGAATTCTCACTCATGTGGTTTAATAATTCTCTTTTCCATCCTCATCAGCATTTTGAACATGGGACTTCTTGGTCTCATGGTATTGAGACTATCCTTTTGCACAAACCTGGAAATTTCCTTATTCTTCTGTGAACTTTCTCAAGTCATGAAGCTTGCCTGCTCTGACACCCTTGTTCATAACATTCTGATATATCTTGCAACATTTATATTTGGTGGCATCCCAATCTCTGGTATTATTTTCTCTTATGTCCAAATTGTTCTCTCTGTTTGTAGAATACCTTCAGTGAGAGGGAGATACAAAGCCTTTTCCACTTGTGGGTCTCACTTATCAGTGACCTCTTTGTCCTATGGATCAGGGTTGTGGGTTTACATAAACTCTGCAGTTAATAATATTTTACCCAAAAAGGCTTCAGTGGCTTATGTGATGTATACAGTTGTCCCACAAATGCTGAACCCATTTATCTTTAGCCTTAGAAATAAGGACATGAAAGGAATTATGAAAAAATCATCGTTATAG